CCTGAACTTTCCGCTCCTTTCGAATCAGCGCTGATTACACATTAGTTATGAGTATGAAACCGTTTTTATCGAACTATTTGAAATCCCCCGCTTTTGCCGTGTGGACAAACTTGGTTCCTGGTATTAACCAGGTGGGCGCTGTGTAGAAAAGTTCAGGCTTCCCAGTCCTATCTGGGCATGCACACCCTTTTCAGGAACGGCTCCCGTAATTTTTTTTTCACGAGGAACAAGTTACATCATCACGGGCAAAGCAGGGGACACTTTTTATTTCTACTAGTATATACCAGAACCAGCTGAAAATGGCAAGGGGAAAATAGAAGGCGCTCTGTCATTGGGGAGGGTTAAATTTATTGTATTTCAACCTGATACGTAAGGATACTGAATATTTCTCTCGCAACAGACACTCGGAACAAACAATGTTTTGCAGCGGTTTCTCAGAGGTTTTCGGTAATATCGAGCAGACGACCGGCGGCGTTCTCAGATGTTTTTTCCAGGATCCCATATCGCTCGCGCAAACGGTAAAGTTCATCGGTAATCGTAAGCGCCATCAGGATTGCCACCCGGTGAGGATCGACCGTTCCGGTGCCTTTCTGTATTTCCTTCATCTTAGCATCAATGAACGCAGCCAGTTCGCGGATATAGGCGGGATCATCCTTGCCCTTGATGCTGTACACCTGACCGAATATCTCGACCTGCACGCGTTCCATAGGTTCTCCGTTGAACCGCATAGAGCAGAGCGCAAAGGGTTAAACTCTATGCTCTATGCTCCCTGTTCACAAAAGCGCATCCACGAACTCCCTCGGATCAAAGCTCCTCAGGTCTTCAATTGCCTCACCGATACCCACAAACTTCACCGGGATCGAAAGCTCCTTATAAATCGCGAAGACGATACCGCCCTTGGCTGTGCCGTCGAGCTTCGTGAGCACGATGCCGGTGATGCCCACTGTCTCATGAAACATCTTTGCCTGCACCAGCGCGTTCTGGCCCGTATTCCCGTCGAGGACGAGCAGGGTTTCATGCGGTG
This genomic stretch from Nitrospirota bacterium harbors:
- a CDS encoding cell division protein ZapA, which gives rise to MERVQVEIFGQVYSIKGKDDPAYIRELAAFIDAKMKEIQKGTGTVDPHRVAILMALTITDELYRLRERYGILEKTSENAAGRLLDITENL